A section of the Triticum dicoccoides isolate Atlit2015 ecotype Zavitan chromosome 7A, WEW_v2.0, whole genome shotgun sequence genome encodes:
- the LOC119328415 gene encoding probable histone acetyltransferase HAC-like 1: MNLGQVSNLSGKTTQMNPGSSHGMLQQQQQRQVAFGHPGVDPEFVNLRKNMLQRILDLIIAKRNASPGMMPNMTNLAKRLEVALFMAHPTKADYYKMFKGPIKEHLAHAFRTISAQGQQRQQMLGQVAPSSNHVTMIPTPGMSQCTNGNSVMPYVMDTTTTTDNSSAGSMYNGYQNPSTNTPLNSTTNSLSMATTSESMQQHVNHMIPTPGFSNQQTLLANSEYSSQVGCFNVESNVVPQMQQQQKPFGNNQGFYPVHHLQGHAGSGVYPSTLNGGMDTQRPRMQLINRNMSSEAFANLSYGSSCNSLSQQQFNAHAPQRTPTSVDPAVSRGLYDTNSSILTARSNQDISDANIMSNSRMNSEFLASESTTKSVQQPPRYHNNADCLNPQDMVSLSTSQLSHEQPLRQPHQLQPNHPDSQLVQNHYVFSPRQQNSQQNQSQDFFGQENSAQDKGHQLGGTGTSFDSKLLKPSVIQNEQDSKSMKNHLNQLRWLLMLKHAEGCQAPKGSCKSQYCVPVQEIVKHFRNCQTKICSYRYCSSSKILSSHYKNCIEKDCSLCSKVKERLRRSSEQAHKHNRDETIVITKQNMVQKITNGAFDEKMDIDLVVVETIDEQQSIPKRAKLQHISPSASKNGILHVPVPGTSPLVLHKPKNKTVPKQEVSARGDEKIGVMRSNVILGALNVIDSNVKQEKLLLDNDMKENVIDLKNITNGRKDVVVSKSGKPKIKGVSLMELFTPEQIKDHTDSLKHWVGQSKAKAGKHQVIEHSENDNICQLCKVEKLYFEPPPIYCSPCGARIKRNASYYTAAATETCHNFCILCYNEARSSTIQVEGNQFPKAKLHKMRNDDETEEGWVMCDKCERWQHQICALFNFKRDDSKEAEYTCPKCYVQEIEHGLRIPLPQSAVLGAKDLPRTVLSDHIEERLFKRLREERHERAIRDGKNFDEVSGADGLVVRVVSSVDKKLEVKPRFLEIFQEEKYPAEFPYKSKAIVLFQKIEGVEVCLFSMYVQEFGAECADPNQRRVYLSYLDSVKFFRPDVKTVSGEALRTYVYHEILIGYLEYCKQRGFTSCYIWACPPLKGEDYILYCHPEIQKTPKSDKLREWYLSMLRKAVKERIVVELTNLYDHFFITTKECKAKVTAARLPYFDGDYWPGAAEDMINQLFLEEDDRKLQKKGKLKKTITKRALRAAGQTDLSGNASKDAILMQKLGETIYPMKEDFIMVHLQHSCSHCSTLMVAGKRWVCHQCKSFYICDSCYDSEQRLEEKERHPSNSRDLHVLHPVDIVGVPEDTKDRDDVLECEFFDTRQAFLSLCQGNHYQYDTLRRAKHSSMMVLYHLHNPTAPAFVTTCNICNNDIEAGQGWRCEECPDFDVCAGCYNKDGGANHRHKLTNHPCVDRNAQNKEARQMRIQQARRMLDLLVHAHKCRTAGCQYPDCRRLKGLFGHATRCQKRAAGGCSLCQRTWSLLQLHARTCKESKCTIPRCRDLKAHLRWTQQQSESRRRAAVNEMMRQRAAEVARS, encoded by the exons ATGAATTTGGGGCAGGTGTCAAACCTGTCCGGGAAGACCACGCAGATGAATCCAGGCAGCAGTCACGGGATgctgcagcaacagcagcagcggcAGGTTGCTTTCGGGCACCCCGGTGTGGATCCTGAGTTTGTAAACTTGCGCAAAAATATGCTTCAGAGGAT ATTAGATCTTATTATTGCAAAGAGGAATGCATCTCCTGGAATGATGCCAAACATGACGAACCTTGCAAAGCGGCTTGAAGTGGCTCTGTTCATGGCGCATCCGACCAAG GCTGATTACTATAAGATGTTTAAGGGACCAATTAAAGAACATTTGGCGCATGCATTTCGGACCATTTCGGCCCAAGGTCAGCAACGTCAGCAAATGTTGGGCCAGGTAGCACCTTCCTCCAACCATGTCACAATGATTCCAACACCTGGTATGTCTCAGTGTACAAATGGGAATTCTGTAATGCCCTATGTGATGGACACCACAACCACAACTGATAACTCAAGTGCAG GTTCCATGTATAATGGGTATCAGAACCCATCCACCAATACCCCACTAAATTCTACCACTAATAGCCTCTCAATGGCGACGACTTCAGAGAGCATGCAACAACACGTAAATCATATGATCCCCACTCCAGGATTTAGCAACCAACAGACTTTGCTTGCTAATTCTGAGTACTCAAGTCAAGTTGGATGCTTTAATGTGGAATCGAATGTTGTGCCGCAAATGCAGCAGCAACAGAAGCCATTTGGTAACAATCAAGGTTTCTATCCTGTTCACCACCTTCAGGGCCATGCTGGTTCTGGAGTATATCCAAGCACACTGAATGGTGGAATGGACACACAGAGGCCGAGAATGCAGCTAATAAACAGAAATATGTCATCAGAAGCGTTTGCTAACCTATCTTATGGCAGTTCGTGCAATAGTCTCTCTCAACAACAGTTTAATGCTCACGCTCCACAGAGAACGCCAA CATCAGTTGATCCGGCTGTTTCTAGAGGTCTCTATGACACTAATTCGTCCATCTTGACAGCTAGAAGTAATCAAGATATTAGTGATGCGAATATTATGTCCAATTCAAGAATGAATTCTGAGTTTCTTGCAAGTGAGTCAACCACAAAATCAGTTCAACAACCACCCCGATATCACAATAACGCTGACTGCTTGAATCCACAAGACATGGTGAGCCTTAGTACATCACAATTGTCGCATGAACAACCACTCCGCCAACCACATCAGTTGCAGCCTAATCATCCCGACTCCCAATTAGTGCAAAATCATTATGTTTTCAGTCCTCGGCAGCAAAATTCACAACAAAATCAG AGTCAAGATTTTTTTGGTCAAGAGAACAGTGCACAAGATAAAGGACACCAGCTTGGTGGTACTGGGACTTCATTTGATTCTAAATTGTTGAAGCCCTCAGTAATACAAAATGAACAGGACTCGAAAAGCATGAAAAATCACCTTAATCAACTGCGATGGTTGCTAATGTTGAAGCATGCAGAGGGTTGTCAAGCTCCTAAAGGAAGTTGTAAATCTCAATACTGTGTTCCTGTACAGGAGATTGTGAAGCATTTTAGGAATTGTCAAACGAAAATCTGTTCATATCGGTATTGCAGTTCGTCAAAGATCCTGTCTTCTCACTATAAGAATTGCATTGAGAAGGACTGTTCTCTTTGCAGCAAGGTGAAGGAAAGATTGCGCCGCTCTTCCGAACAGGCACACAAGCACAATCGTGACGAGACAATAGTAATTACTAAGCAGAATATGGTTCAGAAAATCACCAATGGAGCATTTGATGAAAAAATGGACATTGACTTGGTGGTAGTTGAAACCATTGATGAGCAACAGTCGATACCAAAGCGTGCAAAATTGCAGCATATATCTCCCAGTGCATCAAAGAATGGAATTCTTCATGTCCCTGTTCCCGGAACAAGCCCACTAGTTTTGCACAAGCCAAAAAACAAGACAGTGCCAAAACAGGAGGTCAGTGCTAGGGGTGATGAAAAAATAGGCGTTATGCGATCTAATGTGATTCTTGGTGCTTTGAATGTGATAGACTCTAATGTCAAGCAAGAAAAGTTATTGCTCGACAATGATATGAAGGAGAATGTTATTGATCTTAAAAACATAACAAATGGTCGTAAAGATGTCGTGGTGTCCAAATCGGGGAAGCCAAAGATAAAAGGTGTTTCACTCATGGAGTTGTTCACTCCAGAACAAATTAAAGACCACACTGACAGTCTAAAGCATTGGGTTGGTCAG agcaaagctaaagcTGGAAAGCATCAAGTGATTGAACACTCTGAAAATGATAACATATGCCAGCTTTGCAAAGTAGAGAAGCTATATTTTGAGCCTCCACCAATTTATTGTTCTCCTTGTGGTGCTCGGATAAAACGAAATGCATCATATTATACTGCTGCTGCTACTGAGACTTGCCACAATTTCTGTATCCTGTGTTACAATGAGGCTCGCAGTTCCACAATTCAGGTGGAAGGTAATCAATTTCCTAAGGCTAAACTTCATAAAATGAGAAACGATGATGAAACGGAAGAAGGG TGGGTTATGTGTGACAAATGTGAACGCTGGCAGCATCAGATTTGTGCCCTTTTCAATTTCAAAAGGGATGATTCTAAAGAAGCAGAATATACTTGTCCTAAATGCTATGTTCAGGAGATAGAACATGGTTTACGTATACCTTTGCCACAAAGTGCTGTTCTTGGGGCTAAAGATCTGCCAAGGACTGTGCTTAGTGATCATATAGAAGAACGACTCTTTAAACGGCTCAGAGAAGAGAGACATGAACGGGCCATTCGTGATGGGAAAAACTTTGATGAG GTTTCTGGAGCCGATGGACTTGTGGTCAGAGTTGTTTCATCAGTGGACAAGAAATTAGAAGTTAAACCACGTTTTCTTGAGATCTTTCAAGAAGAGAAGTACCCAGCAGAATTCCCTTACAAATCCAAG GCTATTGTCTTATTTCAGAAAATAGAAGGTGTCGAAGTGTGCCTGTTTAGCATGTATGTTCAAGAATTTGGTGCAGAATGTGCAGACCCAAATCAACGCCGGGTTTATCTGTcatatcttgattctgtcaaatTCTTTAGACCTGACGTAAAAACAGTGTCTGGGGAGGCCTTGCGGACATATGTCTATCATGAAATTCTG ATCGGTTATCTTGAGTATTGTAAGCAGCGCGGATTCACTAGCTGTTACATATGGGCTTGCCCACCTTTGAAGGGTGAAGATTACATTCTATATTGCCATCCAGAGATTCAGAAGACACCAAAATCTGATAAGCTGCGCGAATG GTACTTATCTATGCTTCGAAAAGCTGTCAAGGAGCGTATTGTTGTCGAGTTGACAAATCTCTATGATCACTTTTTTATCACTACAAAAGAATGCAAGGCCAAAGTAACTGCAGCTCGCTTGCCCTATTTTGATGGAGATTATTGGCCAGGAGCTGCAGAAGATATGATCAACCAGCTTTTCCTAGAAGAAGATGATAGAAAGTTGCAGAAGAAGGGGAAACTAAAGAAGACTATCACAAAAAGAGCTTTGAGAGCTGCTGGCCAGACTGATCTAAGTGGGAATGCTTCAAAGGATGCTATCCTGATGCAAAAG CTTGGAGAAACCATTTACCCAATGAAGGAAGATTTCATCATGGTCCATTTGCAGCATTCTTGCAGTCACTGCTCTACTCTTATGGTAGCTGGAAAACGCTGGGTCTGCCACCAGTGTAAAAGTTTTTATATTTGTGACAG TTGTTATGATTCAGAGCAACGGCTTGAAGAAAAGGAGAGGCACCCGAGTAATAGTAGAGATTTGCATGTGCTGCATCCA GTTGACATTGTTGGGGTGCCTGAAGATACAAAGGACAGAGATGATGTCTTAGAGTGTGAGTTTTTCGATACCAGACAGGCATTCCTGAGTCTTTGTCAAGGAAATCACTATCAATATGACACACTTCGCCGTGCAAAACACTCCTCAATGATGGTGTTATACCACCTTCATAATCCAACTGCACCAGCCTTTGTTACCACATGCAATATCTGCAATAACGATATTGAGGCTGGTCAAGGGTGGCGATGTGAAGAATGCCCAGACTTTGATGTGTGCGCAGGATGTTACAATAAAGACGGAGGTGCCAACCATCGTCACAAGTTAACAAATCACCCATGTGTAGACCGTAATGCTCAAAATAAAGAAGCTCGCCAGATGCGCATTCAGCAG GCACGGCGAATGCTTGACCTTTTGGTCCATGCGCATAAATGTCGCACCGCTGGTTGCCAGTATCCTGATTGCCGAAGACTTAAGGGACTCTTTGGTCATGCAACGAGGTGCCAGAAACGGGCAGCCGGAGGCTGTTCACTTTGCCAAAGGACGTGGTCGCTGCTTCAGCTCCATGCCCGAACTTGCAAAGAATCAAAGTGTACCATACCTAGATGCAG GGATCTCAAAGCCCATCTAAGGTGGACGCAGCAGCAGTCCGAATCCAGGAGGAGGGCCGCCGTGAACGAGATGATGAGGCAGAGAGCCGCAGAAGTTGCCAGGAGTTAG
- the LOC119329405 gene encoding protein HIGH CHLOROPHYLL FLUORESCENCE PHENOTYPE 173, chloroplastic-like, whose translation MVAAVSPPGAAGAATIIASFHGTHCASPSRAAAPRPRYHGSACCFAAKPTPAAAVASEPGQDQDVDDEGGVLGAANGADATLSTRKKRRARKGKRSAAAQQQEAEEEEARRKAEEEAAAAKKKKAEEESRAASLDLDEVMAVSPVGLGRRSRQLFDEVWRKFSRLGQMSSASATEALAEAEQAVLSRGEPMCEFTVPGAQDTTVLVVGATSRIGRIVVRKLMLRGYNVKALVRRDDPEVIDMLPRSVDIAVGDVGDPLAVQSAVSGCSKIIYCATARSTITGDLNRVDNQGVRNVSKAFQDYYNEMAQLRAGKSSKSKLLIAKFKSAKSLKGWEVNQGSYFPNAYASGSSFDEGIDASFEFSEGGQAVFAGFVFTRGGYVEISKRLSLPLGSTLDRYDGLLLSVGGNGRSYVVILETGPLADTSQSKKYFARMTTKVGFCRVRVPFSAFRPVKPEDPPLDPFLVHTFTIRFEPKRQRPGDGTQGATDPRNFELILEYIKALPTGQETDFILVSCTGSGIEPNRREQVLKAKKAGEDALRRSGLGYTIVRPGPLQEEPGGQRALIFDQGNRISQAISCADVADICVKALHDSTARNKSFDVCYEYVSEQGNELYELVAHLPDKANNYLTPALSVLEKNT comes from the exons ATGGTCGCTGCCGTGTCGcctccgggcgcggcgggggcggcgacgatcaTCGCCTCGTTCCACGGCACCCACTGCGCGTCCCcgtcccgcgccgccgcgcccaggCCGCGGTACCACGGCAGCGCGTGCTGCTTCGCGGCCAAGCCCACGCCGGCGGCCGCGGTGGCGTCCGAGCCGGGCCAGGACCAGGACGTGGACGACGAGGGGGGCGTTCTCGGCGCCGCCAACGGCGCGGACGCGACGCTGTCGACGCGGAAGAAGCGCCGGGCCCGGAAGGGCAAGAGGTCGGCCGCCGCGCAGCagcaggaggcggaggaggaggaggccaggaggaaggccgaggaggaggcggcggccgccaagaagaagaaggcggagGAGGAGAGCCGGGCGGCCTCGCTGGACCTGGACGAGGTCATGGCCGTGAGCCCCGTGGGGCTGGGCCGGCGCTCGCGGCAGCTGTTCGACGAGGTGTGGCGCAAGTTCTCGCGCCTGGGCCAGATGTCCAGCGCCTCCGCCACCGAGGCGCTCGCCGAGGCGGAGCAGGCCGTGCTCAGCCGCGGCGAGCCCATGTGCGAGTTCACCGTCCCCGGCGCCCAGGACACCACCGTCCTCGTCGTCGGCGCCACCAGCCGCATCGGCCGCATCGTCGTCCGCAAGCTCATGCTCCGAGGCTACAATGTCAAG GCTCTAGTTAGAAGGGACGACCCCGAGGTGATCGACATGCTTCCCAGGTCGGTGGACATCGCTGTTGGCGATGTTGGTGATCCTTTGGCTGTGCAATCGGCCGTGTCAGGTTGCAGCAAGATTATCTATTGCGCAACCGCGCGCTCAACCATTACCGGGGACCTCAACAGAGTTGATAACCAAGGGGTCAGGAATGTCAGCAAGGCTTTCCAG GATTACTACAATGAGATGGCTCAGCTCAGGGCTGGTAAAAGCAGCAAGAGCAAACTTTTGATAGCAAAATTTAAATCTGCTAAGTCTCTGAAGGGTTGGGAGGTGAACCAGGGATCTTACTTCCCGAATGCCTATGCTTCTGGTTCTAGTTTTGATGAAGGTATCGATGCGTCCTTTGAATTTTCAGAAGGTGGCCAGGCCGTTTTTGCAG GATTTGTTTTTACAAGAGGTGGATATGTCGAGATATCAAAGAGGCTATCTCTCCCTTTAGGTTCCACCCTAGACAG GTATGATGGCTTGCTTCTTTCAGTGGGTGgaaatggaagatcatatgttgttATTCTTGAGACTGGTCCACTGGCTGACACCTCACAGAGTAAGAAGTATTTTGCTCGGATGACTACAAAAGTAGGCTTTTGTAGG GTAAGAGTACCTTTCTCGGCTTTCCGTCCAGTAAAACCAGAAGATCCTCCCCTAGACCCTTTTCTTGTGCATACCTTCACCATTAGGTTTGAACCAAAAAGGCAG AGACCTGGTGATGGAACCCAAGGTGCCACTGACCCCAGAAATTTTGAGCTGATACTGGAGTACATCAAAGCTTTACCT ACCGGTCAAGAAACAGACTTCATACTGGTCTCATGCACAGGTTCCGGAATTGAACCTAACAGAAGAGAACAAGTTCTCAAAGCAAAGAAG GCTGGAGAGGATGCGCTGAGAAGGTCAGGCCTTGGATACACAATTGTACGGCCTGGTCCACTGCAG GAAGAACCTGGCGGTCAGCGTGCACTGATCTTTGATCAAGGAAACAGAATCTCTCAG GCTATCAGCTGTGCGGATGTAGCAGATATCTGTGTCAAAGCATTGCATGATTCCACGGCGAGAAACAAAAGTTTTGAT GTATGCTACGAGTATGTTTCTGAGCAAGGGAATGAACTGTATGAACTT GTGGCTCATTTGCCAGATAAGGCTAACAACTATCTTACACCGGCACTATCAGTTCTAGAGAAAAACACCTAA